From Parus major isolate Abel chromosome 1A, Parus_major1.1, whole genome shotgun sequence, the proteins below share one genomic window:
- the ADIPOR2 gene encoding adiponectin receptor protein 2 isoform X2, with translation MHCSEDNKHNDEPPQEDEGFMGMSPLLQAHHAMERMEEFVCKVWEGRWRVIPHDVLPDWLKDNDYLLHGHRPPMPSFRACFKSIFRIHTETGNIWTHLLGCVFFLCLGIFYMFRPNMSFVAPVQEKVVVGLFFLGAILCLSFSWLFHTVYCHSEGVSRLFSKLDYSGIALLIMGSFVPWLYYSFYCNPQPCFIYLIVICVLGIAAIIVSQWDMFATPEYRGVRAGVFLGLGLSGVIPTLHFVISEGLLKAATMGQIGWLALMACLYITGAALYAARIPERFFPGKCDIWFHSHQLFHVFVVAGAFVHFHGVSNLQEFRFTVGGGCTEEEGMQ, from the exons ATGCAT tgTTCTGAGGATAATAAACACAATGATGAACCACCTCAAGAGGATGAAGGCTTTATGGGAATGTCACCCCTTCTACAAGCCCACCATGCTATGGAGAGAATGGAAGAATTTGTGTGTAAG GTGTGGGAGGGCCGATGGAGAGTCATTCCCCACGACGTTCTGCCCGACTGGCTGAAGGACAATGACTACCTGCTGCATGGACACAGACCACCCATGCCTTCCTTCAGGGCTTGTTTCAAGAGCATCTTCAGAATACACACAGAGACTGGCAACATCTGGACACATCTCCTAG GATGCGTGTTCTTCCTTTGTCTGGGAATCTTCTACATGTTCCGGCCAAACATGTCCTTCGTAGCACCTGTGCAGGAGAAAGTGGTTGTTGGGCTGTTCTTCCTGGGAGCcatcctctgcctctccttctcATGGCTCTTCCACACAGTTTATTGCCACTCAGAAGGTGTTTCCCGGCTCTTCTCCAA gCTGGATTATTCTGGCATTGCACTCCTCATAATGGGCAGCTTTGTACCATGGCTGTACTACTCCTTCTATTGCAACCCTCAGCCTTGCTTCATCTACTTGATTGTGATTTGTGTCCTGGGCATTGCAGCCATAATTGTCTCACAATGGGACATGTTTGCCACCCCTGAATACCGGGGTGTAAGGGCAG GAGTATTTCTAGGTCTGGGTCTTAGTGGGGTAATTCCCACTCTGCACTTTGTCATCTCTGAGGGGCTCCTGAAAGCAGCCACAATGGGGCAGATAGGCTGGCTGGCACTCATGGCATGCCTGTACATCACTGGTGCTGCACTATATGCTGCCCGCATCCCGGAGAGATTCTTCCCTGGCAAGTGTGACATCTGG TTCCACTCCCACCAGCTGTTCCACGTGTTCGTCGTGGCCGGCGCTTTCGTGCACTTCCATGGGGTCTCCAACCTGCAGGAATTCCGCTTCACGGTGGGAGGGGGCTgcacagaggaggaggggaTGCAGTAG
- the ADIPOR2 gene encoding adiponectin receptor protein 2 isoform X1 gives MNELTEPDNAGSPEPGLRLRKGHMSGPATAQPAFEEDSSQQRLLLVEPALSSDQENCSEDNKHNDEPPQEDEGFMGMSPLLQAHHAMERMEEFVCKVWEGRWRVIPHDVLPDWLKDNDYLLHGHRPPMPSFRACFKSIFRIHTETGNIWTHLLGCVFFLCLGIFYMFRPNMSFVAPVQEKVVVGLFFLGAILCLSFSWLFHTVYCHSEGVSRLFSKLDYSGIALLIMGSFVPWLYYSFYCNPQPCFIYLIVICVLGIAAIIVSQWDMFATPEYRGVRAGVFLGLGLSGVIPTLHFVISEGLLKAATMGQIGWLALMACLYITGAALYAARIPERFFPGKCDIWFHSHQLFHVFVVAGAFVHFHGVSNLQEFRFTVGGGCTEEEGMQ, from the exons ATGAACGAACTAACGGAACCCGATAATGCTGGTTCTCCAGAGCCAGGTCTGCGGCTCAGAAAAGGACACATGTCTGGCCCTgcaacagcacagccagcctttGAAGAGGACAGCTCTCAACAGAGGCTTCTTCTAGTGGAGCCAGCACTGTCTTCTGACCAGGAAAAT tgTTCTGAGGATAATAAACACAATGATGAACCACCTCAAGAGGATGAAGGCTTTATGGGAATGTCACCCCTTCTACAAGCCCACCATGCTATGGAGAGAATGGAAGAATTTGTGTGTAAG GTGTGGGAGGGCCGATGGAGAGTCATTCCCCACGACGTTCTGCCCGACTGGCTGAAGGACAATGACTACCTGCTGCATGGACACAGACCACCCATGCCTTCCTTCAGGGCTTGTTTCAAGAGCATCTTCAGAATACACACAGAGACTGGCAACATCTGGACACATCTCCTAG GATGCGTGTTCTTCCTTTGTCTGGGAATCTTCTACATGTTCCGGCCAAACATGTCCTTCGTAGCACCTGTGCAGGAGAAAGTGGTTGTTGGGCTGTTCTTCCTGGGAGCcatcctctgcctctccttctcATGGCTCTTCCACACAGTTTATTGCCACTCAGAAGGTGTTTCCCGGCTCTTCTCCAA gCTGGATTATTCTGGCATTGCACTCCTCATAATGGGCAGCTTTGTACCATGGCTGTACTACTCCTTCTATTGCAACCCTCAGCCTTGCTTCATCTACTTGATTGTGATTTGTGTCCTGGGCATTGCAGCCATAATTGTCTCACAATGGGACATGTTTGCCACCCCTGAATACCGGGGTGTAAGGGCAG GAGTATTTCTAGGTCTGGGTCTTAGTGGGGTAATTCCCACTCTGCACTTTGTCATCTCTGAGGGGCTCCTGAAAGCAGCCACAATGGGGCAGATAGGCTGGCTGGCACTCATGGCATGCCTGTACATCACTGGTGCTGCACTATATGCTGCCCGCATCCCGGAGAGATTCTTCCCTGGCAAGTGTGACATCTGG TTCCACTCCCACCAGCTGTTCCACGTGTTCGTCGTGGCCGGCGCTTTCGTGCACTTCCATGGGGTCTCCAACCTGCAGGAATTCCGCTTCACGGTGGGAGGGGGCTgcacagaggaggaggggaTGCAGTAG